The sequence below is a genomic window from Sphingobacterium sp. ML3W.
ATCTCTGGGACTAAATCGGGATTCCCATCAAAATAAAAATATTCGTCATTATACCATCTTACGGGATTCAACTCAGAATAGGCAGGACGATTAATCCTTCTACTTATAGATACGTTAAGTTTGTTGTCATTTTCAAATTGATGACCGACCGATAAATTAGGGAAAAATCGAGTATATTCATTCTTCCGATTAAATTGGGTATCAATTAAACTGGAATTTGATGAAGTGTGTTCAACTCTTAAACCAAGATCAATAGACGTTTTACCAAAAGATTTTGAGGCTGAACCATAAACAGCACTTATTTGTTCTTTGTATTTGAAATGATCGTTCATTGAAGGAATTGGTAAATACTCGCCATTGATCAACTCTTCTGAATGAAAATTATTGTCATTGGTCACTTCAGCAAACTTTAATCCTGTTTTCATGTTAATTCCTTCAAAAGGCAATTCTGCATCTATCTGAGCTGATTTTATTTTAATAGACCCTGGTTGATGGGTACGGATATTATTGATAAAAAGTGTGTTTCCATTTGCTCCTGTATGCGTTCCAATCATCACTGCATCAGAGTAATTTCTATAAGAAATATATCGGGCATCAGCAGTTATTTTTTTTCCCATTGAATCGATGAGAAACTGATAATCTAAATTATAGGCATCATAATGATAGGGTTCTTTTAATTCATAAGTAGAATATACTTTTGAAAGCAATGTACCATCTTCTTTTTTCTTTAAAATATCTGAAGTTTTTGTTCCAGAGAAATCATCAAGATATCCATGATAGTGCATTCCCAAGGTGTGCCTAGGTGAGAAGTTCCAATTACCACCTACTTTATAGGTATAATAATATATTTGGAAAGGGATAGTGTTGCTTCTTTCCAAATTAATACGTTCTCCATTTTCAATTATGCTGTTGCCACTTGTGCTATTTCTTTCTCGATGTGGTGTATTGTAATCAAATGAACCATAAACACTCCATTTTTCTTCATTGATACTTGCTGATATATTTTGATTATTCATCCAAAAAGTACCTTTGGAAATACCACTGCGTAAACTAAGTGCATAACCTTTACTTTTATTTTTTTTGGTTACAATGTTAATAAGGCCAGTATTTCCTGAAGCATCAAATGCTGCGGAAGGATTAGTTATCAATTCGATTTTTCTGATATCATCCGCATTTAAACCTTTGAGATAAATGCCGAGTTGATTGCCAGAAATGAAACTCATCTTACCGTCTATCATGACATTAACACCAGAACCTCGCAGTGAAATGTCATCGTTCTGACTGACTCCTATTCCAGGAATTTTTTTCAACAAATCGAATGCGGAAATACCACTGTTTGTAGCATTATTAGAAACATTAAATGTTAATTTACCTTTATCTGCCTCAATAACTGGCTTTTTGAATGTAACGGTAACTTCCTCTAATGCAGTCTCATCATTTTTCAGCGACACATTCAGAATTGCTGATTCGCCCACTTTTTTTTCCTGTGTTGCCATACCAATAAATGAAAAAACCAGTACAGTTCCTTTTCGAGTATTAATGGAATAGTCGCCTTCCAAATCGGAGAGGATTCCTGCATCTGTTCCTTTTACCTGAATATTAACCCCGGGTAAAGACATATTTTCGGAATCTGTTACCTTTCCTTTAATTTCTATATTCTGTGCAAAAATACAAGTTGGGATTGCTATCAAAATAAAAGTTAATATGCAGTTTAATATTTTCATTTAGTTTTAATATTCTTATGTTTTACACTAATGTAGTATGCTTTGTGATATCATTTTTCAGTGTTTGTTTTAAAAGCTTCCACATATTCAAGAAATTTTTCTCTATCAATAGTTTCTTTATTCCAACTGTCATTTAGAATGAATTTCACTTTTTTATCAATCATTTCCTGAATTTTAACTCTGAATTTTTGATAAGCATAGTAGTCCGTTTCGCTTAAACGATTCATTGTGTTTTGAAACCAATTTAGAGGGTTGACCCAAGAAGTGTATCGTATGAATTGATTTTTGCTTTCGTTGCTATCCTCAATTTGTTTTGCTGCATCTTTCATCAGCTTATTAATAAGCCCACTGGTCGAATTCCCTATAATACCTTCGTCAATAACAGTCTCTTTTGATAGTTTAGTCGCTTGAAGTTCAGGGTAGTGAATCAAAAGTTTTTTCTTCACTGTATCCGCCGGTAAATCATATATTTTATAGGTTTCATCCCGACTTGCATCCAAATAATCCGTCATATAGCTTGTTGGGTATTTTAAAGATAAAATTTGGTGTGTAGCACCTGGAATAATAACCCCAAACAATAACCAAATAGAAGCCATTTTTATCGCCTGATTAGCACTTCCTTTTCCTTTAAGATTAATGTAATAGAAGATACCAAACCAAAGGAATGTATAAAACAGTACCAATAAATACATCATCAAAAATGTACCAGATAAATCAAATAGTGCATTAGTGAGTGCAGCATAAACTAGCATTAGTATAAGTAGCAATGCTATTATTAAAAAAAAGTAGAAACTAAATCTTGCCAATAACCATTTACTGAATGAAGGATTATTAACCTGTACCAAACGATCAAAGTTTAAATCTTTTTCAAGGCCTCCAATATTGAATAGCAAGATGATGAGCAAAATGGGCAACAGATAAATGATGATAAAACTAAAATCTAATGCCCCAATAGCTAGCCTTTCTGGATTTGCCATTTCTTCGGAAAGGTCAGAATCAAAAGTAGAACTCCAATTGGTTACCTGCTTATAATATCCAAATTGTTCTACTTGCCCCATGCTAAAGGGCATCATTTGTGAAGGCTCCTTAATTGCCGAAGCTGGAGCGTACCATATAGCCCGCATTGGAGTGGTTACATCTATCCAAGGTTTATCATCAGGACCCTTTTTACTTGCATCATACCAACTGATTACTTCTGTGATGGTTTCCTTGTTTTTACTTTTTTTCAGTAGCGTCCTAAACGTTGAAAAAAGTGGCGGTGTTTTGCTATAGCAAAGTTGCTATATTTAAATCGTCAAATTTTAACACACCGCCATGGTAAATTTAAACGTTTTTAGTCAGATTTTATCACTTATCGACCGCGAATTATTCAAGGTTTTGGTTGCTAAGCACAAGAGTGACAAACATTGTAAAGGGATCAACAGCTGGACGCATCTTGCTAGCATGTTGTTTTGCCATTTTTCTTCTGCAGATTCAGTTCGTGATATCAGTAATGGCTTACGTAGTACGACTGGTAATTTGAACCATTTAGGTGTTGGTAGAGCACCCAGCAAGTCCAATATTTCCTATATCAACAAGCACCGCACCCATGAACTCTTTAAAGATCTGTACTTTTCGCTATTAGATAAGCTATGGCAAAAGGATACCCATTTGCGCAAAGATCTAACGCAATTAAAGCGCAAGGTTTATCTGATGGATGCCAGTATCATCCCTTTATGTTTATCTGTATTTGACTGGGCTAAATTTAGAAGCACCAAAGGTGCTGTAAAACTGCACACTGTGCTGGATTATGATGGATGTCTTCCTGTTTTCATGCAGATTACAGACGGGAAAGTTCATGAAAGCCAGCGTGCGGGTAGCTATAGTTTTTCCAAAGGAAGCGTTGTAGTGGTGGATAGAGGTTATGTGGATTACAACTGGCTCGGGGATTTGGACAGCAGAGGTTGTTATTTTGTTACCAGGAGTAAAACTAACATGAAGTACAACGTTATCAAGTCATACCAGAGTGAAGCACTCCTTGAAAAGGGAATCATTAAAGATGAGATCATTGAGCTTTCTGGTCCATCAGCAGATAGATACAACTCTAAACCATTACGCTTGATTCACTTTTGGGACAGCAGCACAGACAACCAGTACCACTTTCTGACAAATAATATCCAATGGAAGGCATCACTAGTAGCTAACATTTATAAACAGCGATGGCAGATCGAGATTTTCTTCAAGCATCTGAAGCAACGCTTAAAAATATCATCTTTTGTGGGTACTTCTGAAAATGCGGTCATGATCCAAATATGGACTTCGTTGATTGGAATATTACTGCTCAAATACCTTCAGAAGAAGGCTAAATACGATTGGAATCTGTCTAACTTGGTCGGGTTTATCAGGATGAATATATTCGTGAAAATAAATATATGGCAATGGATAGATGATCCTTTTATCAGGCCACCAGTTAAGGGTAAAAATGGACAGCTACAGATATTCTCAGACTAAAAAATAGGGTCAAAATTGAAATTATCTAAAAATAGATACTGTTTCAAGGGAAACACGCGCCTAAAATTTATTTAGGACGGAAGTGATTGTGGATAATTAAACATCTTGCAATAGCAGCTGCCTCCGCATGATTTCAGGCATTAATGTAAGTCTGATAAGCAAAATAATAATTTTATTAATAAATCTTTCTAGTCCTTCATTAAACCAATATGCTATTTTTTAACCAGGTTCTTTTAAAGGCGTCCAAGAATTCATACAAAAACTCACTAACGAAAATCTTTCGATTCCAGTGATCTGGTGTATTATTTTAGGTTCCATAAAATATATAATGGTATTATCAAGTTGAATGTACTTACTTAGTCCCTAAATAAATTTAACAATAATTCTTCACAATAGTATATTTTATTTCAGTAGCGTCCTAAACGATTTGGAGAAGGGTTAAAAAAGGCGGTGTTTAGCTATTTAAAAAATAGCTAACTTGAAATTGGAAAAAATCACACACCGCCATGATAAATATAAATGTTTTTAGCCAGATTCTGTCGTTGATCGATCGGGATATTTTCAAAAACCTGGTAAGTAGCTACAATAGTGACAAGCATCAGAAAGGCCTTACCAGTTGGACCCACCTTGTGAGCATGTTATTCTGTCATTTATCATCCTCTGATTCGGTACGTGATATCAGCAATGGTCTACGTAGTACTACTGGCAACATGAGCCATATGGGCATTTCCAGAGCACCCAGTAAATCGAGTATCTCTTATATGAATGAGCATCGGGACTTTAATCTGTTTAGGGATCTATATTTTGCTCTTCTTTCCAGCCTATGGAATAAGGATGTTAATCATCGAAAAGAATTACGGTCCTTGAAACGTGAGGTATACCTGATGGATGCCAGCGTGATCCCACTGTGCCTTTCGATGTTTGACTGGGCCACATTTCGCAGCAATAAAGGGGCTGCCAAACTGCACACTGTCCTGGATTATGATGGCTGTCTTCCGGTTTTCATGGAGATTACCGATGGTAAGGTACATGAAAGCAAAAAGGCAAACAGCTTTGCTTTCCCTAAGGGAAGTGTCGTTGTTGTGGACCGTGGATACGTTGATTTTCAGTGGATGAACGTTTTGGACAGCAAGGGGTGTTATTTTGTTACGCGTAGCAAAAGCAATATGAGATACAGCGTAAACAAGAGCTATCAGAGCGAGGCTATGCGAGAAAGCGGCATCATTAAGGATCAGATCATTACCTTGGAGGGAACGGCATCAAAACGTTATGGAAACAAAAAACTTAGACTGGTACACGTTTTGGACAGCACAACAGGTAATGAGTATGAATTTTTAACCAATAACCTGCAATGGAAACCTGCCATGGTCTCTATGATATATAAACAGCGATGGCAGATTGAGATCTTTTTTAAACATCTCAAACAAAGACTCAAGGTGACAAGCTTTATTGGAACTTCGGAAAATGCAGTTCAGATCCAGATATGGACGGCATTGATCGGGATACTTTTATTGAAATACATTCAAAACAAGGTGATCTACAAATGGAATCTATCCAATTTGGTCAGTTTTATCAGGATGAATATATTTGTGAAAATTGACTTTTGGAAATGGGCAAATGATCCATTTATAAAGGATAAAATCCCAGATAAAAATGGACAATTAGGTGTCTTTTGAAAATAACAGAGGGTATAACATTGTAAAAACTCAAAATACAAGCGTATTGAGGGTAAATAATGAGATTTTTTTAACCCTAATTTTTATTTAGGACGCTACTGAACCAAAATGTCCAAATTCTTTCATCGTTTGCTGGACAATCTTAATGCAGTGCTTTTCTTCAGAAATATCTCCTGCAATTAACTCCACGTCTGCCATGGCTTTGGATTTGATATAATGTTTCATTAGTATCTTTATGTTCATTTAGGTAACTGATCATAATATCCGCGCCTTCTTGCGCAAAATCAAGTGCAACTGCTCTACCTATTCCACTTTCACCGCCGGTGATTAAAGCTACTTTACCATTAGGTATGCTCGCTCGGACTAAACAAAGGGGTTAGGTTTTATCTCCGTTTCCTGGCCGGGTTGGTGATTTTGATGCCGTTTAGGTCTAAGTTTTTTTCCTTTACTGGTTTCATAATAGTAACATTAAAGTGTATGAAATAACAACACTCCCTACATAGATTGTTGAATATTTTTCATTCTTTAAAATATAATGCAAATACAGTTAAGGCAACCAATACCAAAAGGATTCCTATACTCATCAACCAAAGGCTTACTGTACTTGCAACAGTAGCATAAGCCGATTTGAACAGCATGGCTGCGGTCGCAAATAGCAGAAGTGATATGCCCATTTTTCGTTTGTTTCTGTCAAACATGATATTGGGTCACTTAGATAGAAACAATTAAAAGCTCAAATGGTTCATTTTTCAGGAAAACAGGTATGTCATTCTATCAAGAATTCAAATCAACCCCGGATTAAGAGTGTTTTTTAATCAACAAATATAAAGTTATGGGATATCATGAATGGAAATCATGCATTGATGTATGTCTGGAATGCGCGGCAATTTGTAACCATTGCGCAAGTTCCTGCACTAAGGAAGAAGATGTTAAAATGATGGCTGCTTGTATTGAATTGGATATGCAATGCATCTCGGTTTGTTACACAGCTGCTCAACTGATGAGCTTTGGAAGTCCTCAGGCCAAAAAACTGTGCAGGATTTGCGCAGAGATCTGCGGTCCCACAGGATCTGAATGTAGTAAACACAATACCGAGCATTGGAAGGAACGTCCTGAGGCTTGTCTGCATTGTGCGCAGGATTGTAGAAAAATGGCCGCTAAATATTTAGCATTAAGTTATGGAATCAAAAAATGAACGTGTAGATTCTGGTTTCAGGATCATCAAGGCGCCAGCGCATCGCATCTACCAATGCCGGCCTTCATTGGGGATTGAACTGAAGGTTATTAGTTTGATCCACAAAGACCTATATCTTACAGCTTTTAAAAAGGCAGGTTTTTAAGCCTGCCCTATAATTGCTATGTATTTAATTTTAAGGGTCGTAAGCTAACCGGATGTTTTCTATCAGAGTCACAAAAGCTGGCTTTTCAGCCGGTATTTCCTTTTTGAGCATTTTCAACCTTCTTGCCTAAAAATTGGATTTTAATTTCGCTGAACAAGGATTCATATTCTGCAATCAGCACCGAAAGGTTGGCCAATTGCTTTTCATGATCATAATGTATCTTTTCCAACGCTATGCAAGAATGTGAAAGTTTGGAGCAAACTTTCACATTTTTGCGACGTGCTGCCTAACAACCTTTCCAATTGAAGTAGGACATCAATTAGATGCGCATGCCACGTTTTACTGATGTCCTGCATTGTTATTGACAGTTATGGTGCCCAAGTGGGTTTTGAATCAAACCCAAATTCAATTTTTTCAATAATTACAGGCGTTCCTATAGATTGAAAAGAATAACTCCCTCTCTTAGAAGATGTCAGTAAAAAGTTGAAATCGGGATTATTGATAAAAAAATCTGCTTGTTCTGCGGTGGCCCCTTTAGCCACTAATTCTTCTTTGGATGGTACAGCAAAAGTTACCGTATGGAATTTTCCTTGATCTTTAAATTCTGCTGTAAGGCCAATTTCCATACCAAAAGACGCAAATTCAGTTTTTTCAATTACTGGCCTTACTTCAAACGTGTAGGAGTGTTTGGCCGGATCGAATACGTCTAATACATCTGTTGCGGTCATATTTCCCATATTTTTATTTAAATAACTGCCTGCAAAAGTTACCGTTACATATTTAACCCCTTTCAGTTTTGTATCTTCAAAATTTGTATTAAATTCTCCTATTGTACCTGAGTAAACCGGATAGAAATATATTTTTCCAGCTGTTAAAAAATCCTTATCAGCTTCCTTGTCTCCTCCTTTTAAAAAAGCATAATCATTCATCTTATTAGTCCAGTCGCCAGTCACTAGATTAAATACATTGTTAAAGCCTGTCCAAAGAACTTCACCTACTACCGCCTTTTGAAAATCTTCCGTATAAGTATAGGCTATATTGTTGCCTACATCTGTTGCATTCCTCAGGTCGATCCGTACTTCAGTACCAACAACCCTTACAATCCCTGTAAGGCTTTTTATGGAAAAGGGATAAACCGCATTTGCAAAAGCAGCACCTGAGGCAATATTGCTTTTCACTTTTCCTGTAGCATCAGTATACTCCAAAATTCCATTGTATTTTCCCTGCCCTGAAAAAGTTCCTTTCCCAATGGTAACCAAGGTACCGTTCCATAAAGCCGTATTTTTAATCACTTCATCAGCTGTGGTTAGGCGGGCAGTAACAGTTCCTGTACCTATTTTTTTTGCGTTTGCTAACGGAACTTTATCCAATATTACTTCGCCATTAGCCTGTATAAGAAATTGGTTGGAAATGGTCACCTCCAATTGGTCGCCAACGGCAAAGGTTTGGGCTGCATCAAACTGAATAATGATACCCGGCTTATCTGTAGCTTCCTGCAGCACAACCGTTTTGCCATCGATATTTTTACCGCTTACATCAGAAATCACTACCCCGCTGATTTTTTTGGCATCAGGTACTTTTACCGATGTGCCTGTACTGAGCGCCTTTAGTTCGGTAAAGGTTATGCTTTTAACCTCCACAGGGGGTGGTGTGGGTTGATTTGCTTTTTTACAAGCTGCAAGGCCTAGTACCAAACTAGCCGCCAGCATCATTTGTTTCATTGTTCTTGTCGTTTTCATTTTTGTTACTTTTTTTGTGTTTTTTAATTTATTTTTTTTTTGCAAAGGCATGGCCAGATCTGTGGTTTTACAGAACTATAAACACCAGTTTTTTAGCTATTTATGTATATTTAATACGTTTTTCGGATTACCGCCCTTAAATTGGCGGGTATGCTTATACTTTGATAAACCAAATTACCACTGGGATCGTTACTTACTGGGATTTTCCTTTTATGTTCTTCCTTAAATCCCTGTAAAACAACCACAAACGAATGTCCGCTTTGGGCCGGAATACCAGTTGTCAGTGTTTTTTTATCGCTATTCTTATTGTAAAGATTAAACTGTAAAATACCATCTATAGCGCCTGCGGTATCGAGTTTAATATAATCTGTATACTGCCCGAATTCAAAATTCTGCGGAAGGTCATTTGTATTCAGTTTACCATCTCTGGTTTCCAGACTCAAACGCAGGGCTCCCACATCCGCACTGAGATGGACAAACCGAACCGCTACTTTTCCATCTGCTACTGCTTTTTCCCGTGATTCTTCCATACTGATTACTTTATAGGCAGCAGGTGCATTCTCGTCCGCAAGGGCATCTGCCAGGTAAATACAATGGTGTGTATTAGATTTTAAACTAACTTTTATATCCGCAAGGTCACTGATGGGATTTATTACCAGTCCTTTGTCGTTTTCGATCATATAGGAAAACAGAAAGCGGTGGTCTCCAGCACGGAAGTCCATATAAAAGGGCTGGTTTAACTTTCCGCCCGATATTACCGGAAATTCTAATACCCTGCTGTAAGGCACCAGGTTAAAATGTGGCAGGGTAGCATGGTCACCGTTTATATATTGTTTATTGTTGGATACGGTGTCTGTAAAAATTCCAATGCCTCCTTTCTGAAAAGCCAGGAAGACATCCGAGGTAGTATAGAAATTTACGGCCGCAGTTCCTTCAGCTGCATATTGAGCGGAATTAATGGTCTTTTTACA
It includes:
- a CDS encoding outer membrane beta-barrel family protein; its protein translation is MKILNCILTFILIAIPTCIFAQNIEIKGKVTDSENMSLPGVNIQVKGTDAGILSDLEGDYSINTRKGTVLVFSFIGMATQEKKVGESAILNVSLKNDETALEEVTVTFKKPVIEADKGKLTFNVSNNATNSGISAFDLLKKIPGIGVSQNDDISLRGSGVNVMIDGKMSFISGNQLGIYLKGLNADDIRKIELITNPSAAFDASGNTGLINIVTKKNKSKGYALSLRSGISKGTFWMNNQNISASINEEKWSVYGSFDYNTPHRERNSTSGNSIIENGERINLERSNTIPFQIYYYTYKVGGNWNFSPRHTLGMHYHGYLDDFSGTKTSDILKKKEDGTLLSKVYSTYELKEPYHYDAYNLDYQFLIDSMGKKITADARYISYRNYSDAVMIGTHTGANGNTLFINNIRTHQPGSIKIKSAQIDAELPFEGINMKTGLKFAEVTNDNNFHSEELINGEYLPIPSMNDHFKYKEQISAVYGSASKSFGKTSIDLGLRVEHTSSNSSLIDTQFNRKNEYTRFFPNLSVGHQFENDNKLNVSISRRINRPAYSELNPVRWYNDEYFYFDGNPDLVPEMAWLSSASYVIANKYIFTAEYGKRSNYISRSLSYDPNGVTIRSQSTNFENFERLDLTVITPLKVITNWDIQLMTGANYTKYPISESGVENNIEKWATSVSLQQQIKFLKHYSVDISLKYTSQELRGVYLTNDIFFMDFGVKRSFFNNKLDVAISLNDAFNTYREKGYSQSDLTNYHYNDKPDSRRFGLTLKYNFGGNLINDSKKKTDEQERL
- a CDS encoding DUF3526 domain-containing protein; the encoded protein is MRAIWYAPASAIKEPSQMMPFSMGQVEQFGYYKQVTNWSSTFDSDLSEEMANPERLAIGALDFSFIIIYLLPILLIILLFNIGGLEKDLNFDRLVQVNNPSFSKWLLARFSFYFFLIIALLLILMLVYAALTNALFDLSGTFLMMYLLVLFYTFLWFGIFYYINLKGKGSANQAIKMASIWLLFGVIIPGATHQILSLKYPTSYMTDYLDASRDETYKIYDLPADTVKKKLLIHYPELQATKLSKETVIDEGIIGNSTSGLINKLMKDAAKQIEDSNESKNQFIRYTSWVNPLNWFQNTMNRLSETDYYAYQKFRVKIQEMIDKKVKFILNDSWNKETIDREKFLEYVEAFKTNTEK
- a CDS encoding IS4 family transposase → MVNLNVFSQILSLIDRELFKVLVAKHKSDKHCKGINSWTHLASMLFCHFSSADSVRDISNGLRSTTGNLNHLGVGRAPSKSNISYINKHRTHELFKDLYFSLLDKLWQKDTHLRKDLTQLKRKVYLMDASIIPLCLSVFDWAKFRSTKGAVKLHTVLDYDGCLPVFMQITDGKVHESQRAGSYSFSKGSVVVVDRGYVDYNWLGDLDSRGCYFVTRSKTNMKYNVIKSYQSEALLEKGIIKDEIIELSGPSADRYNSKPLRLIHFWDSSTDNQYHFLTNNIQWKASLVANIYKQRWQIEIFFKHLKQRLKISSFVGTSENAVMIQIWTSLIGILLLKYLQKKAKYDWNLSNLVGFIRMNIFVKINIWQWIDDPFIRPPVKGKNGQLQIFSD
- a CDS encoding IS4 family transposase, yielding MININVFSQILSLIDRDIFKNLVSSYNSDKHQKGLTSWTHLVSMLFCHLSSSDSVRDISNGLRSTTGNMSHMGISRAPSKSSISYMNEHRDFNLFRDLYFALLSSLWNKDVNHRKELRSLKREVYLMDASVIPLCLSMFDWATFRSNKGAAKLHTVLDYDGCLPVFMEITDGKVHESKKANSFAFPKGSVVVVDRGYVDFQWMNVLDSKGCYFVTRSKSNMRYSVNKSYQSEAMRESGIIKDQIITLEGTASKRYGNKKLRLVHVLDSTTGNEYEFLTNNLQWKPAMVSMIYKQRWQIEIFFKHLKQRLKVTSFIGTSENAVQIQIWTALIGILLLKYIQNKVIYKWNLSNLVSFIRMNIFVKIDFWKWANDPFIKDKIPDKNGQLGVF
- a CDS encoding SDR family NAD(P)-dependent oxidoreductase; translation: MPNGKVALITGGESGIGRAVALDFAQEGADIMISYLNEHKDTNETLYQIQSHGRRGVNCRRYF
- a CDS encoding DUF5689 domain-containing protein encodes the protein MKTTRTMKQMMLAASLVLGLAACKKANQPTPPPVEVKSITFTELKALSTGTSVKVPDAKKISGVVISDVSGKNIDGKTVVLQEATDKPGIIIQFDAAQTFAVGDQLEVTISNQFLIQANGEVILDKVPLANAKKIGTGTVTARLTTADEVIKNTALWNGTLVTIGKGTFSGQGKYNGILEYTDATGKVKSNIASGAAFANAVYPFSIKSLTGIVRVVGTEVRIDLRNATDVGNNIAYTYTEDFQKAVVGEVLWTGFNNVFNLVTGDWTNKMNDYAFLKGGDKEADKDFLTAGKIYFYPVYSGTIGEFNTNFEDTKLKGVKYVTVTFAGSYLNKNMGNMTATDVLDVFDPAKHSYTFEVRPVIEKTEFASFGMEIGLTAEFKDQGKFHTVTFAVPSKEELVAKGATAEQADFFINNPDFNFLLTSSKRGSYSFQSIGTPVIIEKIEFGFDSKPTWAP
- a CDS encoding DUF4397 domain-containing protein, with the translated sequence METRKIFWLMLFLGSVFASCKKTINSAQYAAEGTAAVNFYTTSDVFLAFQKGGIGIFTDTVSNNKQYINGDHATLPHFNLVPYSRVLEFPVISGGKLNQPFYMDFRAGDHRFLFSYMIENDKGLVINPISDLADIKVSLKSNTHHCIYLADALADENAPAAYKVISMEESREKAVADGKVAVRFVHLSADVGALRLSLETRDGKLNTNDLPQNFEFGQYTDYIKLDTAGAIDGILQFNLYNKNSDKKTLTTGIPAQSGHSFVVVLQGFKEEHKRKIPVSNDPSGNLVYQSISIPANLRAVIRKTY